A genomic segment from Malus domestica chromosome 05, GDT2T_hap1 encodes:
- the LOC103434439 gene encoding uncharacterized protein: protein MGAVRFQRVAAAFDEVARVRLCESSGSEYSAAGESFADLSDLVKSFIEGGDFEEGGDDQDVVRNEKEHLVDEKSEAGDWSDSETKNSLESLFYVKSDGLKKKIVTEVEVALAGIGDDNSSPGFKRRLMTHLRHKGFDAGLCKSKWVKSSRFPAGDYEFVDVNLKGTRYIVEPFLFREFEIARPTTRYTSLLDVFPNTFVGEVDELKKIVRLMCTEIKKSMKSVDMSMPPWRRNGYMQAKWFGSYKRTTNALASSAAANATLESNNGFGGVKRSMGFEALPTKSYYCRDDFAGKNGLRVGRLTAAFQEL, encoded by the exons ATGGGAGCGGTGAGGTTTCAGAGAGTGGCGGCGGCGTTCGACGAGGTGGCGCGGGTGAGGCTGTGCGAGAGCAGCGGGAGCGAGTACTCCGCGGCGGGGGAGAGTTTTGCGGATTTGTCTGATCTTGTCAAGTCCTTCATCGAGGGAGGGGATTTCGAAGAAGGGGGTGACGACCAAGACGTTGTCCGGAACGAGAAGGAACACTTGGTCGATGAGAAATCGGAGGCCGGTGATTGGTCGGATTCGGAGACCAAGAATTCTTTGGAGAGTTTGTTTTATGTAAAAAGTGACgggttgaagaagaagattgtTACTGAGGTGGAAGTTGCGTTGGCGGGCATCGGGGACGACAATTCGTCTCCGGGATTCAAAAGGAGGTTAATGACTCACTTGCGCCACAAGGGTTTTGATGCTG GCCTTTGCAAATCAAAGTGGGTGAAATCGAGCCGGTTTCCAGCAGGGGACTACGAGTTTGTCGATGTCAACCTCAAAGGAACTCGTTACATTGTCGAACCATTCCTTTTTAGAGAGTTCGAAATTGCTCGTCCCACGACACGTTACACATCGCTCCTTGACGTCTTTCCAAACACATTCGTCGGAGAAGTCGATGAGCTGAAGAAAATCGTGAGGCTAATGTGCACAGAGATCAAAAAATCTATGAAGAGCGTGGACATGTCAATGCCGCCATGGCGGCGAAACGGGTACATGCAGGCCAAATGGTTTGGATCCTACAAGCGCACAACAAATGCATTAGCATCATCAGCCGCCGCCAACGCGACATTGGAATCCAACAATGGATTTGGTGGTGTTAAGAGATCGATGGGGTTTGAGGCCTTGCCTACGAAGTCTTACTATTGCAGAGATGATTTTGCTGGTAAGAATGGCTTGAGAGTTGGGCGTTTGACTGCGGCGTTTCAAGAGCTATAG
- the LOC103434443 gene encoding phosphatidate cytidylyltransferase 1, producing the protein MPGDNSVGSPPTPRSPTARLRHRRRSAEALPDVSKANGGSLLVNDRNKYRSMLVRAYSSVWMIGGFALIIYLGHLCITAMVVVIQIFMAKELFNLLRKAHEDKHLPGFRILNWHFFFTAMLFVYGRILSQRLVNTVTSDKVLYKLVSSLIKYHMVVCYFLYIAGFMWFILTLKKKMYKYQFGQYAWTHMILITVFTQSSFFVANIFEGIFWFLLPASLIVINDIAAYICGFFFGKTPLIKISPKKTWEGFIGASVITIISAFLLANIMGRFQWLTCPRGDLSTGWLDCDPGPLFKPEYYTFPEWLPHWFPWKGISILPVQWHALCLGLFSSIIAPFGGFFASGFKRAFKVKDFGDSIPGHGGITDRMDCQMVMAIFAYIYHQSFIVPQSLSVDMIIDQILMNLTLEQQQILFEKLKQVLQDRLVG; encoded by the exons ATGCCAGGAGACAATAGTGTTGGCAGCCCACCAACCCCAAGGTCCCCAACTGCTCGACTTCGGCATCGTAGACGCTCAGCTGAG GCTCTTCCCGATGTTAGTAAAGCAAATGGAGGCAGTTTACTGGTTAATGACCGTAATAAATACAGGTCAATGTTGGTACGTGCATACTCTTCTGTTTGGATGATTGGAGGTTTTGCATTGATTATATATCTGGGTCATCTCTGCATCACTGCCATGGTGGTGGTTATCCAAATCTTTATGGCAAAGGAGCTGTTTAATCTACTCAGGAAAGCTCATGAAGATAAGCACCTACCGGGATTCAGGATTCTAAATTG GCACTTTTTCTTCACTGCGATGCTGTTTGTTTACGGTCGCATACTCAGTCAACGGCTTGTCAACACTGTAACTTCAGATAAAGTGTTATATAAGCTTGTCAGCAGTCTTATCAAGTATCATATGGTTGTCTGTTATTTCTTGTACATCGCAG GATTTATGTGGTTCATTCTTACACTAAAGAAGAAGATGTACAAGTATCAGTTTGGCCAGTATGCGTGGACGCACATGATTCTAATTACTGTGTTTACCCAGTCCTCTTTCTTTGTAGCAAACATCTTTGAAGGAATTTTCTG GTTTCTTCTTCCAGCTTCACTTATCGTAATCAATGACATTGCTGCTTATATTTGTGGTTTCTTTTTTGGAAAAACCCCTTTGATCAAGATATCACCAAAGAAAACTTGGGAGGGATTCATTGGAGCGTCAGTTATAACTATCATATCAGCATTTTTG CTTGCAAATATCATGGGTCGTTTCCAGTGGCTAACGTGTCCAAGAGGG GATTTATCGACTGGTTGGCTTGATTGTGATCCTGGCCCATTGTTTAAGCCAGAGTATTATACTTTTCCAGAATGGCTCCCTCACTGG TTTCCTTGGAAAGGGATTTCAATTTTGCCAGTTCAATGGCATGCGTTATGTCTTGGTTTGTTTTCATCGATAATAGCTCCATTTGGAGGCTTCTTTGCAAGTGGCTTTAAAAGGGCTTTTAAAGTCAAG GATTTTGGTGATAGTATCCCGGGGCATGGTGGAATCACAGACAGAATGGATTGCCAG ATGGTGATGGCGATCTTTGCTTATATCTATCACCAGTCTTTCATTGTCCCTCAGAGCCTCTCAGTTGATATGATCATAGACCAG ATTTTGATGAACCTTACGCTCGAGCAGCAGCAAATTCTATTTGAGAAGCTTAAACAAGTCTTGCAGGATAGGCTGGTCGGATAA
- the LOC103434447 gene encoding probable carboxylesterase SOBER1-like, whose protein sequence is MKLIVIAKPIVLFIVTVSSTVLFILLSRPSNQSSPRPASMAARSFVLWLHGLGDSGPANEPIKSLFTSPEFRNTKWSFPTAPSTPVSCNYGAVMPSWFDIHEIPMTSNSPREEAGLLKAVQNVHKMIDKEIEAGTNPSNVFVCGFSQGGALTLASVLLYPKTLGGGAVFSGWLPFNSSMVEQIKPEAKRTPILWSHGIADNMVLFEAGQAGPPFLEQAGVSCEFKAYPGLGHSITTEELKHLESWIKTRLQSSS, encoded by the exons ATGAAGCTTATCGTTATAGCAAAGCCAATTGTTCTGTTTATAGTGACCGTGAGTAGCACCGTCTTGTTCATACTACTCTCCCGACCGTCAAATCAATCTTCTCCGAGACCAGCGTCAATGGCGGCTCGGAGCTTCGTTCTCTGGCTTCATGGGTTGGGCGATTCAGGCCCAGCCAACGAGCCCATCAAGTCCCTCTTCACTTCCCCTGAGTTCCGGAACACCAAATGGTCCTTCCCAACTGCTCCGTCGACCCCAGTCTCTTGCAACT ATGGTGCTGTGATGCCTTCATGGTTTGACATCCACGAAATTCCTATGACCTCT AATTCTCCAAGAGAAGAAGCTGGCCTGCTTAAAGCAGTTCAGAATGTGCATAAGATGATAGACAAGGAGATAGAAGCTGGCACAAATCCTAGTAATGTCTTTGTGTGTGGATTCAGTCAAGGAG GTGCCTTGACATTGGCAAGTGTTCTGCTATACCCTAAAACTCTAGGAGGAGGTGCAGTGTTTAGTGGATGGCTTCCTTTCAATTCATCTATGGTGGAACAAATAAAACCAGAAGCGAAAAGG ACGCCTATTTTGTGGTCTCATGGGATAGCCGACAATATGGTATTGTTTGAAGCTGGACAAGCAGGTCCCCCTTTCCTCGAACAAGCTGGTGTAAGCTGCGAGTTTAAG GCTTATCCTGGTCTTGGACATTCAATAACCACTGAGGAGCTCAAGCACCTGGAATCATGGATCAAAACTCGTCTACAAAGTTCTTCTTGA
- the LOC103419598 gene encoding mitochondrial pyruvate carrier 4 → MAASKLQALWNHPAGPKTIHFWAPTFKWGISIANVADFAKPPENLSYPQQIAVACTGVVWSRYSTVITPKNWNLFSVNVAMAGTGLYQLSRKIRHDYFSEKEAAVAEE, encoded by the exons ATGGCGGCTTCAAAGCTCCAAGCGCTGTGGAATCACCCGGCCGGTCCTAAAACCA TTCACTTTTGGGCTCCCACATTTAAATGGGGAATTAGCATAGCTAATGTTGCTGACTTCGCCAAACCACCCGAAAACCTTTCATATCCTCAGCAAATAG CGGTTGCGTGCACTGGAGTTGTTTGGTCACGTTATAGCACTGTCATAACTCCG AAGAACTGGAATCTTTTTAGCGTGAACGTAGCAATGGCAGGGACAGGCCTCTACCAACTCAGTCGTAAAATACG GCATGACTATTTCTCCGAGAAAGAGGCAGCAGTTGCCGAAGAATGA
- the LOC103434446 gene encoding uncharacterized protein, whose amino-acid sequence MKKLYRRGTVHPSPPIISDHLAFLPATILTLASALSPEDREVLAYLISCSNSSVNLSSSSSYAAPRKKTTTAASKKTAAAKGVIGGGGVGGDHPARFNCNCFRCYTSYWVRWDESPNRQLIHEIIDAFEDELLTESKGFSSKSSRKERRNKSRVNNGSGELKRSELSVKKKELAQSHTADQEAGGGGGGGGGEVDEEDSEKGSVRRFVGFLGERIWGVWSQ is encoded by the coding sequence ATGAAGAAGCTCTACCGAAGGGGCACGGTTCATCCGTCACCGCCAATCATATCAGACCACCTGGCCTTCCTTCCCGCCACCATCCTCACCCTGGCGTCGGCTCTGTCACCCGAGGATAGAGAAGTTCTGGCTTACCTCATCTCCTGTTCTAACAGCTCCGTTAACTTATCCTCTTCCTCCTCGTACGCTGCTCCACGTAAAAAGACAACCACCGCCGCCTCCAAAAAGACGGCAGCAGCAAAGGGCGTCATCGGCGGCGGTGGGGTCGGCGGGGACCACCCGGCTAGGTTTAACTGCAACTGCTTCAGGTGCTACACGAGTTACTGGGTCAGATGGGACGAGTCGCCGAATCGCCAACTCATCCACGAGATCATCGATGCTTTCGAAGATGAGCTGCTGACTGAGAgcaaaggattttcatcaaaGAGTAGTAGGAAAGAGAGGAGGAACAAGAGTAGGGTTAATAATGGCTCGGGTGAATTGAAGCGGTCAGAGTTGAGTGTGAAAAAGAAGGAGCTGGCTCAGTCTCACACGGCGGACCAAGAGGccggtggcggtggcggtggcggtggcggaGAGGTTGACGAGGAAGACTCGGAAAAAGGGTCAGTGAGAAGGTTTGTGGGCTTTCTTGGAGAGAGAATATGGGGTGTGTGGAGTCAATAA
- the LOC103419597 gene encoding uncharacterized protein, producing MEGVGARLGRTSTRHGPATVFTGPVRKWKKKWVHVAPPSNHNTSIHHSHQINGSSNGNNGSHLLLFKWTPIAISNGAVANGGDRDKVSAKDDGALAASEEPPRRKFKYIPIALLEEEQNEATEDEGNSIDNDPVDTEANPKNQGLDEKPDINDVPMEENQENNQVVCQDLNETLELSLGSDGHENDNDSGLKAEQTRNG from the exons ATGGAGGGAGTTGGGGCCCGACTCGGGCGCACCTCGACCCGGCACGGACCGGCAACGGTGTTTACTGGGCCGGTgaggaagtggaagaagaagtgGGTACACGTAGCTCCTCCCTCCAACCACAACACCTCCATCCATCACTCTCACCAGATTAACGGTTCCTCTAATGGTAATAACGGCTCGCATCTCCTGCTTTTCAAGTGGACCCCGATTGCCATTAGTAATGGCGCAGTCGCCAATGGAGGGGACAGGGACAAGGTTTCTGCCAAGGACGACGGCGCTTTGGCAGCGAGCGAGGAACCGCCCCGCCGAAAATTCAAATACATTCCG ATTGCTTTACTAGAAGAAGAGCAAAATGAGGCTACAGAAGATGAAGGTAACTCAATTGATAATGATCCAGTTGATACAGAGGCAAACCCCAAGAATCAGGGTTTAGATGAAAAACCCGATATTAATGACGTTCCTATGGAAGAAAATCAG GAGAATAATCAGGTAGTATGCCAAGATCTGAATGAAACGTTGGAGTTAAGTTTGGGCTCTGATGGGCATGAAAACGACAACGATTCTGGTCTGAAAGCTGAACAAACCAGAAATGGTTAG
- the LOC103434442 gene encoding alkaline ceramidase, whose product MADGISSFWGPVTSTIECCEKNYAYSSYIAEFYNTISNIPGILLALIGLINALRQRFEKRFGILHISNMILAIGSMLYHATLQHVQQQSDETPMVWEMLLYIYILYSPDWHYRTTMPTFLFLYGAVFAGVHSVVRFEIGFKVHYVILCLLCIPRMYKYYIYTQDVCAKRIAKLYVATLVIGSLCWLCDNIFCKEISGWMINPQGHALWHLFMGFNSYFANTFLMFCRAQQRGWSPRIVRLMGFLPYVKIEKPKTR is encoded by the exons ATGGCTGATGGAATATCAAGCTTCTGGGGTCCTGTCACATCAACGATTGAGTGTTGCGAAAAGAATTATGCCTACTCTTCTTATATTGCGGAATTTTACAACACTATATCAAACATTCCAGGCATTCTGTTGGCACTCATTGGCCTTATAAATGCCTTGAGGCAGCGGTTTGAGAAGAGATTTGGCATTCTTCACATATCTAATATGATTCTTGCCATTGGAAGCATGTTATACCATGCCACATTGCAACATGT GCAACAGCAGAGCGATGAGACTCCAATGGTTTGGGAGATGCTCCTTTACATATATATCCTCTACTCCCCAGATTGGCACTATAGGACTACAATGCCCACCTTCCTCTTCCTCTATGGTGCTGTTTTCGCAGGTGTTCATTCTGTGGTTCGTTTTGAGATTGGCTTTAAGGTGCACTATGTGATCTTGTGTCTTCTCTGCATACCTCGAATGTACAAGTACTACATATACACGCAAGATGTGTGTGCTAAGCGGATTGCAAAGCTGTATGTGGCCACCCTTGTTATAGGCAGTTTGTGTTGGCTCTGTGATAATATCTTCTGCAAAGAGATATCCGGTTGGATGATTAACCCGCAGGGTCATGCCTTGTGGCATTTGTTCATGGGTTTCAATTCCTACTTTGCAAACACTTTCTTGATGTTTTGCCGAGCCCAGCAGCGAGGATGGTCCCCCAGGATTGTTCGTCTTATGGGTTTTTTGCCCTATGTGAAGATTGAGAAACCAAAAACCCGATGA